In a single window of the Harpia harpyja isolate bHarHar1 chromosome 3, bHarHar1 primary haplotype, whole genome shotgun sequence genome:
- the SPACA1 gene encoding sperm acrosome membrane-associated protein 1, producing the protein MALRAGGAAGRPAPLLLLLLLLPLLPLPASLAAGAANGGSAEAAEAPGWRAEPGLNATVSTEVEFGVCTVTCGIGIREVLLTSGCPGTEAKCIVRVEECRGPVDCGWGTPISEGLACAKMPCIYIPPENRFKYVWKMLILNKTAHILPNDSAIMEVCRDTHSVTFQCETQENGNIIASVKYTVYAKTEMQTKKSRRTETGQSRTTTDAILVFCLATGIIVTVGVIFAMIFMILHWAAIKAIWKSKSRQDNQDKKLVNKRSLCNME; encoded by the exons ATGGCgctgcgggcgggcggcgcggcggggcggccggccccgctcctgctcctgctcctgctcctgcccctgctcccgcTCCCGGCCTCGCTGGCGGCGGGAGCCGCGAACGGCGGCAGCGCGGAGGCGGCGGAGGCCCCGGGCTGGCGGGCCGAGCCGG GTCTGAATGCCACTGTGTCCACGGAAGTAGAATTTGGAGTATGCACAGTTACATGTG GGATTGGCATTCGAGAAGTTCTCTTAACCAGTGGATGCCCTGGGACTGAAGCAAAATGTATTGTCCGTGTGGAGGAATGCCGGGGGCCGGTAGACTGTGGAT GGGGAACACCAATTTCTGAGGGCCTTGCCTGTGCGAAGATGCCTTGTATTTATATACCTCCTGAAAACCGATTTAAATATGTTTGGAAGATGTTAATTCTAAACAAG ACAGCACACATTCTTCCCAATGATTCAGCTATTATGGAAGTTTGCAGAGATACCCACTCGGTTACTTTCCAGTGTGAAActcaagaaaatggaaatataatTGCCTCTGTAAAATACACAGTCTACGCAAAAACTG aaatgcaaacaaaaaagtcAAGGAGAACAGAAACAGGGCAATCGAGAACAACGACAGATGCCATTCTGGTCTTTTGCCTGGCAACTGGAATCATTGTGACTGTTGGTGTGATCTTTGCCATGATCTTTATGATTCTTCACTG GGCTGCTATAAAAGCTATTTGGAAATCAAAATCCAGGCAAGACAACCAAGACAAGAAGCTGGTGAACAAAAGATCACTGTGTAACATGGAATAA